Proteins encoded together in one Microbacterium sp. ABRD28 window:
- a CDS encoding Ig-like domain-containing protein, whose translation MAARRARPAHAVRPRAARIPRRGPLLALVAGGVAVATVVVASIVWPGLDAQETPPVDTSVWALQTGEGTRYARVNTSILELDTVRTVSDPSQVAQSRSGTFLFTGSNSRVTRVDEALPVDLDDEALRESPSTPDGTVEVVTAGDFVVYRTESGVLYTGTLDGGGSATRLEPFPSDDEDAPSYAADAVALDDRGILLSFSEGDGSVLTYDIGASTVRSRDAVSIDDLADPAITGAGDTWVLVDREDGSYLVEGTDAARPAPVTGAVVAGSPDPDGEAVYLASDTGLARIPVDGGDPEPVVGDTTLLGTPAQPLVQDGVVHAAWLAEGDLGGQLWTSERGTLSPLDYAGQELSDQRRPVFTSNGDTVILNETRTGWVWTVPEGRLVPSSQQWSLEDEVVSDAQPSEEQLSVVIDPKAPIAEPDAFGVRPGALVSLPVLLNDHDPNEDVLSVDPASVTGLDPGFGTVSITDDGQRLAVRVAPGASGAASFSYAVTDGTAPGGLASSPTTVSLLVAGDEQNGAPVWCGVERCLAEWPSPEVARGGTVTVPVMTGWVDPDGDPMLLLSAENASGVGKVAATPAGDIVYQHADDGSGAEQLIEIVVSVADTRGAVATKSLVIRVSPQPTLSMQSFAVVDIIGATTTVDVGPHVTGTAGTVRLDAVRVLDDARASATIVGGSTSFDFRAEEPGTYRVDVTVTDGTTQENGTVRVTALAADAPTELATAPVVAFVRPQQDATLDILAAVSNPTRRVLLLSDVQAQPDAGASLSFDTLSQNYLRVSGSTADGSPGRLGTITYTVTDGTENQGSSVEGQATVYLLPPAPELAPIAVDDTVVVRAGTQIDIPVLENDVAPAGGRPTLNPATVTSSSAAALAFGSGDVLRYLAPDEPGEYAVDYDVYTTGAPSLSDQARVIVQVLPDDENRAPAPDTLEGRVLSGQSTRIEFDGYGVDPDGDAVALDRIIAQPESGVATISADGDAIVYTSVSGFSGQVTFPYRVVDEFGQRGEGIARVGVLDSDANPSPVTFTDYVQVQAGAESTIRVNPLSNDSDPTMGELTVDDVRPDVPETLEDGSENPEFARLEERIRSVGDSQVVIAAGTEPGTMSFLYDVSSSSGNTGRGLIVVTVVRESVPDFPIVEDTVLTAETREDFVDGVDVLSGNVSWSGGDINDLELDLWGEPDDVTVRGAEISGPLPDTTRVIPFSVSGEGASGEVTSYGFLRVPGDADLSLALRSSARPVEVPELDSVTFDMDDLVAIPRTAELEVGDDVRASGARGEAVCTAVGDGQIRYDAGAGAPWTDACQVPVRVAGTEDFSYLAVPILVEAQDPQPELRPGALTVGPGETATFDLRNMTTWQLREDWDGIAYALSYPGGAFEVSLEGSIVTVTGTDTAVPGREEVVGVSASSHPNTAPSRLILRVGQAPSTLPQGGSVTQQCSQASGSSCTITVIGGAGEINPLPRTPLEVVDVRPTGACAGVSFQVSSPRTVVASWAPDAPGATCSATFSVVDAQGRRTAGERDGRLLLDLQGFPRPPAALVQTAFGNETVTLRVDPGDARLAYPGLSGFRIRFNGQVVAECGPAGSCPPISAPNGERRTYEAVAVNAVGESRGPVRTEAWAYDAPPAPGRVQWAPLETRGEGGYVSLRIEGIDPSRTGSLEITSPTGDRSVVNVGSRDTTVDVRSYRVGSNAPTPVTVTPYSRFDRPPGLGGGGVNAGASVTVNANGVGAPLNPALDLDSVSDGEGTSTVTARASAGPNGAGSTLRFGIVPEGDRCVPADNGATATFPGLEDGEEYEFEMCVESVYQGEVYGTATATATVRAAQSAAAPTGYTFVVDGRPNVSGNRADWVIRDQPTSNEEIPNRNQVRFSGLPSSVFGQDPRVRVWYEHQFWGTRSAEATVTPREGSAPWQMTATWRATSCVGGSTLTLVGDSSTGPGGNGAAITFSPANLRYFDADNNVLPHTADSFAVPVGADRVEGITVTVDWSARGWGLQNVTERFPADCQPGDGGAPPTP comes from the coding sequence ATGGCGGCGCGGCGGGCTCGACCCGCGCACGCCGTGCGTCCCCGCGCGGCGCGGATCCCCCGCCGCGGCCCTCTCCTCGCCCTCGTGGCGGGCGGCGTCGCGGTGGCCACGGTCGTGGTGGCCAGCATCGTCTGGCCGGGGCTCGACGCGCAGGAGACCCCGCCGGTAGACACGTCGGTGTGGGCGCTGCAGACCGGCGAGGGCACGCGCTATGCGCGGGTGAACACCTCGATCCTCGAGCTCGACACCGTCCGCACCGTCTCCGACCCCAGCCAGGTCGCCCAGTCCCGTTCGGGCACGTTCCTCTTCACCGGAAGCAACAGCCGGGTGACCCGCGTCGACGAGGCGCTCCCCGTCGACCTCGACGACGAGGCCCTTCGCGAGTCGCCGAGCACCCCGGACGGCACCGTCGAGGTCGTCACCGCGGGCGACTTCGTGGTCTATCGGACCGAGTCGGGCGTTCTGTACACCGGCACGCTCGACGGGGGCGGCTCCGCCACACGGCTCGAGCCGTTCCCGTCCGACGACGAGGACGCCCCGTCGTACGCCGCCGACGCCGTCGCGCTCGATGACCGCGGCATCCTCCTGAGCTTCTCCGAGGGCGACGGCTCGGTCCTGACCTACGACATCGGCGCGTCCACCGTGCGTTCCCGCGACGCCGTGTCGATCGACGATCTCGCCGATCCCGCCATCACCGGCGCCGGCGACACGTGGGTGCTGGTGGATCGCGAGGACGGGTCGTACCTGGTGGAGGGGACGGATGCCGCGCGCCCCGCGCCGGTCACCGGAGCCGTGGTCGCCGGTTCCCCCGACCCCGACGGGGAGGCGGTGTACCTCGCCTCCGACACCGGGCTCGCGCGCATCCCCGTCGACGGCGGCGATCCCGAACCGGTGGTGGGCGACACCACGCTCCTCGGCACCCCGGCCCAGCCTCTCGTGCAAGACGGCGTGGTCCACGCCGCGTGGCTGGCGGAGGGGGACCTCGGCGGCCAGCTGTGGACCTCCGAGCGCGGCACCCTCAGCCCGCTCGACTACGCGGGGCAGGAGCTCTCCGATCAGCGGCGCCCGGTCTTCACGTCCAACGGCGACACCGTCATCCTCAACGAGACGCGGACGGGCTGGGTCTGGACCGTTCCCGAGGGGCGTCTGGTCCCCTCCAGCCAGCAGTGGAGCCTCGAGGACGAGGTCGTCTCCGATGCGCAGCCGAGCGAAGAGCAGCTGAGCGTCGTGATCGACCCCAAGGCGCCGATCGCCGAGCCCGACGCGTTCGGAGTGCGCCCCGGAGCGCTCGTGAGCCTTCCCGTGCTGCTGAACGATCACGATCCGAACGAGGACGTCCTCAGCGTCGACCCGGCCTCGGTGACCGGGCTCGACCCCGGCTTCGGGACGGTGTCGATCACCGACGACGGCCAGCGCCTCGCGGTCCGCGTCGCTCCCGGGGCGAGCGGGGCCGCGAGTTTCTCCTACGCCGTGACCGATGGCACCGCCCCCGGCGGCCTCGCCTCGAGCCCGACGACGGTCTCGCTGCTGGTGGCCGGTGACGAGCAGAACGGCGCTCCCGTATGGTGCGGCGTCGAGCGGTGTCTCGCCGAGTGGCCGAGCCCCGAGGTCGCGCGGGGCGGCACGGTGACCGTGCCGGTCATGACGGGCTGGGTCGACCCCGACGGTGATCCGATGCTGCTGCTGTCAGCCGAGAACGCCTCGGGGGTCGGCAAGGTCGCCGCGACCCCTGCGGGAGACATCGTCTACCAGCATGCAGACGACGGCAGCGGCGCCGAGCAGCTCATCGAGATCGTCGTGTCGGTGGCCGACACCCGGGGCGCGGTGGCGACGAAGTCGCTGGTCATCCGGGTGTCGCCGCAGCCGACGCTGTCGATGCAGTCCTTCGCCGTCGTCGACATCATCGGGGCGACCACCACCGTCGACGTCGGTCCCCACGTCACCGGCACCGCCGGAACCGTCCGTCTGGATGCGGTCCGCGTGCTCGATGACGCCCGCGCGAGCGCGACGATCGTCGGCGGCTCGACCTCGTTCGACTTCCGCGCCGAAGAGCCCGGAACCTACCGCGTCGATGTGACGGTCACCGACGGCACGACACAGGAGAACGGCACGGTGCGCGTCACAGCGCTGGCAGCGGATGCCCCGACCGAACTGGCCACGGCGCCGGTGGTCGCCTTCGTCCGCCCGCAGCAGGATGCCACGCTCGACATCCTGGCCGCGGTGTCGAACCCCACGAGGCGCGTCCTGCTCCTCAGCGACGTGCAGGCGCAGCCCGACGCCGGAGCGTCGCTGTCGTTCGACACGCTGTCGCAGAACTACCTGCGCGTGTCGGGTTCGACCGCCGACGGCTCGCCGGGGCGGCTCGGCACGATCACCTACACCGTCACCGACGGCACCGAGAACCAGGGCTCCTCGGTGGAGGGGCAGGCCACCGTCTACCTGCTGCCTCCCGCACCCGAGCTCGCTCCCATCGCGGTGGACGACACCGTCGTCGTGCGTGCCGGCACGCAGATCGACATCCCCGTGCTCGAGAACGACGTCGCCCCTGCCGGCGGACGCCCCACGCTCAACCCCGCGACGGTGACGTCGTCCTCCGCAGCGGCCCTGGCCTTCGGGTCAGGTGACGTGCTGCGCTACCTCGCCCCCGACGAGCCCGGCGAATACGCCGTCGACTACGACGTGTACACCACGGGTGCGCCGTCGCTGTCGGATCAGGCGCGCGTGATCGTGCAGGTGCTGCCCGATGACGAGAATCGCGCTCCCGCTCCTGACACCCTGGAGGGTCGCGTCCTCAGCGGCCAGTCGACGCGGATCGAGTTCGACGGCTACGGCGTCGACCCCGACGGCGATGCGGTGGCGCTCGACCGCATCATCGCCCAGCCGGAGTCGGGGGTCGCCACCATCTCGGCCGACGGCGACGCCATCGTCTACACCAGCGTGTCGGGCTTCAGCGGCCAGGTGACCTTCCCCTACCGCGTTGTCGACGAGTTCGGTCAGCGCGGCGAGGGCATCGCGCGCGTGGGCGTGCTCGACAGCGACGCCAACCCGAGCCCGGTGACCTTCACCGATTACGTGCAGGTGCAGGCGGGCGCCGAGAGCACCATCCGCGTCAACCCGCTCTCCAACGACAGCGATCCCACGATGGGAGAGCTGACGGTCGACGACGTGCGGCCCGACGTGCCCGAGACCCTCGAGGACGGCTCGGAGAACCCCGAGTTCGCCCGGCTCGAGGAGCGGATCCGATCCGTCGGCGACAGCCAGGTCGTGATCGCGGCGGGAACCGAGCCCGGCACGATGTCGTTCCTCTACGACGTCTCGTCGAGCTCGGGCAACACCGGTCGCGGGCTCATCGTCGTCACGGTCGTGCGCGAGAGCGTGCCGGACTTCCCGATCGTGGAGGACACTGTGCTCACCGCCGAGACCCGCGAGGACTTCGTCGACGGCGTCGACGTGCTCTCGGGGAACGTCTCCTGGTCGGGCGGCGACATCAACGACCTCGAGCTGGATCTCTGGGGCGAACCGGACGATGTCACCGTTCGCGGAGCGGAGATCTCGGGTCCGCTCCCCGACACCACCCGCGTCATCCCGTTCTCGGTCAGCGGTGAAGGGGCCTCCGGTGAGGTGACCAGCTACGGCTTCCTCCGCGTTCCCGGCGACGCCGACCTGTCGCTGGCGCTGCGGTCGTCCGCACGCCCCGTGGAGGTGCCCGAGCTCGACTCGGTGACTTTCGATATGGACGACCTCGTCGCGATCCCGCGGACCGCCGAGCTCGAGGTCGGCGACGACGTGCGGGCCTCCGGCGCGCGTGGCGAGGCGGTCTGCACCGCCGTCGGCGATGGGCAGATCCGGTACGACGCCGGGGCGGGGGCGCCGTGGACCGACGCCTGCCAGGTGCCGGTGCGGGTGGCCGGGACCGAGGACTTCAGCTATCTCGCCGTGCCGATCCTCGTCGAGGCGCAGGACCCGCAGCCCGAGCTGCGACCCGGCGCCCTCACCGTCGGACCGGGCGAGACCGCCACCTTCGATCTGCGGAACATGACCACGTGGCAGCTCCGCGAGGACTGGGACGGCATCGCGTACGCCCTGTCGTACCCGGGCGGCGCGTTCGAGGTGTCGCTCGAGGGCTCGATCGTCACCGTGACGGGCACCGACACCGCGGTGCCCGGACGCGAGGAGGTCGTCGGGGTCTCGGCGTCGAGCCACCCCAACACCGCGCCGTCGCGGCTCATCCTGCGGGTCGGCCAGGCGCCGTCGACCCTCCCGCAGGGCGGGTCGGTGACCCAGCAGTGCTCGCAGGCGAGCGGGTCGTCGTGCACCATCACGGTCATCGGCGGTGCGGGAGAGATCAATCCGCTGCCGCGCACGCCCCTCGAGGTCGTCGACGTCCGCCCGACGGGCGCGTGCGCGGGCGTGAGCTTCCAGGTGTCGTCGCCGCGCACGGTCGTGGCGTCGTGGGCGCCGGATGCTCCGGGAGCGACCTGTTCGGCGACGTTCTCCGTCGTCGATGCGCAGGGCCGGCGCACTGCGGGCGAGCGCGACGGCCGCCTTCTGCTGGATCTCCAGGGATTCCCGCGGCCGCCGGCCGCGCTCGTGCAGACGGCGTTCGGCAACGAGACCGTCACGCTCCGCGTCGACCCGGGCGACGCCCGGCTGGCCTACCCGGGGCTGAGCGGCTTCCGCATCCGCTTCAACGGCCAGGTGGTCGCCGAATGCGGTCCTGCCGGATCGTGCCCGCCCATCTCGGCGCCCAACGGCGAGCGACGTACCTACGAGGCGGTCGCGGTCAACGCCGTCGGCGAGTCGCGCGGTCCGGTGCGCACCGAGGCGTGGGCCTACGACGCGCCGCCCGCGCCGGGCAGAGTGCAGTGGGCCCCGCTCGAAACGCGCGGCGAGGGCGGGTACGTCTCGCTACGGATCGAGGGGATCGATCCCTCCCGCACCGGGTCGCTGGAGATCACCAGTCCCACCGGCGACCGCTCGGTGGTGAACGTCGGCAGTCGTGACACCACGGTCGACGTCCGCTCGTACCGTGTGGGATCCAACGCCCCCACGCCCGTGACCGTCACGCCGTACTCGCGCTTCGACCGTCCGCCCGGCCTCGGCGGTGGCGGCGTGAACGCCGGCGCTTCGGTCACGGTGAACGCCAACGGCGTGGGCGCACCGCTGAACCCCGCGCTGGACCTCGACTCCGTCTCCGACGGCGAGGGCACCTCGACGGTCACCGCACGTGCGAGCGCCGGACCCAACGGTGCGGGTTCCACCCTGCGTTTCGGCATCGTCCCGGAGGGTGACCGCTGCGTCCCCGCCGACAACGGGGCGACCGCGACCTTCCCGGGCCTCGAGGACGGCGAAGAGTACGAGTTCGAGATGTGCGTCGAATCGGTCTACCAGGGCGAGGTCTACGGCACGGCGACCGCGACCGCGACGGTCCGCGCGGCGCAGTCGGCGGCGGCACCGACCGGGTACACCTTCGTCGTCGACGGTCGGCCGAACGTCTCGGGCAACCGGGCGGACTGGGTCATCCGCGACCAGCCGACCTCGAACGAGGAGATCCCCAACCGCAATCAGGTGCGCTTCTCCGGCCTGCCCTCGAGCGTCTTCGGACAGGACCCCCGCGTCCGGGTGTGGTACGAGCACCAGTTCTGGGGCACCCGCTCGGCCGAGGCGACCGTGACGCCGCGCGAGGGGAGCGCCCCATGGCAGATGACCGCGACGTGGCGGGCGACCTCGTGCGTCGGCGGGAGCACCCTCACGCTCGTGGGCGACTCGTCGACGGGGCCCGGCGGCAACGGCGCGGCCATCACCTTCAGCCCGGCGAACCTGCGGTACTTCGACGCCGACAACAACGTCCTGCCGCACACCGCCGACTCGTTCGCTGTGCCGGTCGGGGCCGACCGTGTCGAGGGCATCACCGTGACCGTGGACTGGTCGGCTCGCGGCTGGGGCCTGCAGAACGTCACCGAACGGTTCCCGGCCGACTGCCAGCCCGGCGACGGCGGCGCCCCTCCCACCCCCTGA
- a CDS encoding serine/threonine-protein kinase, which produces MTTRLPSAPPILPGLSYIRPLGSGGFADVFLYGQDMPRRDVAVKVLPSDVGDPELRRMFNAEADVLAHLSAHPSIVTVYQAGISADGRPYIVMEYCPGSLAQRYRIERMPVDEVLTIGVKMASALESAHRAGLVHRDVKPSNILVTTFGAPVLADFGISSSLARVTAGEVLAMSIPWSAPEVVAEETAGTIASEVWSLGATIYSLLAGHSPFERREKGQNTKELLRRRIAKASYTPINRADVPDALQDVLARAMSRDPRERYTTSREFADALREVQAGLGLSPTPLEVPVADWAASGGIDLSDDALRGPARSRLEREVTRKRTATTGVASLLRDEDTSLSSPAPAPAPHRALPWILGGAGAAALIAVVLAALRAAGVL; this is translated from the coding sequence GTGACGACTCGCCTGCCCTCCGCACCCCCGATCCTGCCGGGACTGTCGTACATCCGGCCCCTCGGCTCGGGTGGTTTCGCCGACGTCTTCCTCTACGGGCAGGACATGCCCCGGAGGGACGTCGCGGTCAAGGTCCTCCCCAGCGACGTGGGCGACCCCGAGCTGCGGCGCATGTTCAACGCCGAGGCCGACGTCCTCGCCCACCTGTCAGCACATCCGTCGATCGTGACGGTCTACCAGGCCGGGATCTCCGCCGACGGCCGCCCGTACATCGTGATGGAGTACTGCCCGGGCTCCCTCGCCCAGCGCTACCGGATCGAGCGGATGCCGGTGGACGAGGTCCTCACCATCGGTGTGAAGATGGCCAGCGCCCTGGAGTCCGCCCACCGGGCGGGGCTCGTGCACCGCGACGTCAAACCCAGCAACATCCTCGTCACCACCTTCGGTGCCCCGGTGCTCGCCGACTTCGGCATCTCCTCCTCGCTCGCGCGGGTGACCGCCGGAGAGGTGCTGGCGATGTCGATCCCGTGGAGTGCCCCCGAGGTGGTCGCCGAGGAGACGGCCGGAACGATCGCCAGTGAGGTGTGGAGTCTCGGCGCGACGATCTACTCGCTGCTGGCGGGCCACAGTCCGTTCGAGCGGCGCGAGAAGGGCCAGAACACCAAGGAGCTCCTCCGGCGCCGCATCGCCAAGGCCAGCTACACCCCGATCAACCGCGCCGACGTGCCCGATGCCCTGCAGGACGTGCTGGCCCGCGCGATGAGCCGCGACCCGCGTGAGCGCTACACCACCTCGCGAGAGTTCGCCGACGCGCTCCGCGAGGTTCAGGCGGGGCTCGGCCTGTCGCCGACCCCCCTGGAGGTGCCCGTGGCCGACTGGGCCGCGAGCGGCGGCATCGACCTGTCCGACGACGCCCTGCGGGGCCCGGCGCGCAGCCGTCTCGAGCGGGAGGTGACCCGCAAACGGACCGCGACGACGGGGGTTGCCTCGCTGCTGCGCGACGAGGACACCTCGCTGTCGTCACCGGCCCCCGCGCCCGCACCGCACCGCGCCCTGCCGTGGATCCTCGGCGGTGCCGGCGCCGCTGCGCTCATCGCCGTCGTCCTCGCCGCCCTCCGTGCGGCAGGGGTGCTGTGA
- a CDS encoding spermidine/putrescine ABC transporter substrate-binding protein — MERSLETQVSQAVDAWLRWLPRWEPATHRGRVAPCRRCFGSPVLSAAGLGADVPHGVQHGLSTRIKTIVDHAVAEYTAVNLPMLQAELDQQAARNRARSYRPAEGLEPEFEGLPLDPEPTPGAPFLFTLSGLAAQADSDVPELPPLTEEAKAALRQEVGLADDYANMVGREVCTILLHHRLRIQAGVTEYVEPQIEAMLDELTRSLDAPFDPNDPNPLP, encoded by the coding sequence GTGGAGCGGTCGCTCGAGACCCAGGTCAGCCAGGCGGTGGACGCCTGGCTGCGGTGGTTGCCGCGCTGGGAGCCGGCGACCCATCGAGGGCGCGTCGCTCCGTGCCGGCGTTGCTTCGGCTCACCCGTCCTGTCGGCCGCCGGGCTCGGCGCCGATGTGCCGCACGGGGTGCAGCACGGCCTCTCGACCCGCATCAAGACGATCGTCGACCACGCCGTCGCGGAGTACACCGCCGTGAACCTCCCGATGCTCCAGGCCGAGCTCGACCAGCAGGCCGCCCGCAACCGCGCACGCAGCTACCGGCCCGCCGAGGGGCTCGAGCCCGAGTTCGAAGGTCTGCCGCTCGACCCGGAACCGACGCCCGGTGCGCCGTTCCTGTTCACCCTGTCGGGACTCGCCGCCCAGGCCGATTCGGACGTGCCCGAGCTTCCCCCGCTCACCGAGGAGGCCAAGGCGGCGCTCCGCCAGGAGGTGGGGCTCGCCGACGACTACGCCAACATGGTCGGGCGCGAAGTCTGCACCATCCTGCTGCACCATCGCCTGCGCATCCAGGCCGGAGTCACCGAATACGTCGAGCCCCAGATCGAGGCGATGCTCGACGAGCTGACCCGGTCGCTCGACGCTCCGTTCGACCCGAACGACCCCAATCCTCTGCCCTGA
- a CDS encoding ABC transporter: MSDSKSSYGDPVEEPRPADDDVVTRANEGLADAEAAREAAVREDAARAADQADPGHPTDGSPHDSAAHTDAGEGRAAAAPAADDRPYAPTSEPATARWDAPGDRDAADYRDDAERDRFAAYEASADTSADRSVAPAAAAGAAAGAAAASSRPQVTPSEPASDRGYDAPTVVSAPLPPQQTAAPQPIFVQAPEAPRPRGNRAAAGAIGLLAALVFGLLYLAAWVGLGALAGDVTVDTFVSTTLTALASWSLWIPVLVFFLAFWLLGAVINRGRWGAWVIFGLLVGFAAWAGHILGQLFQAPFWTLTAREGAEITAEQVLAPLAIVAFILGRELTIWFGAWVASRGRRVTELNDEAQREYERTLEAGPQLVRQ; the protein is encoded by the coding sequence ATGAGTGATTCGAAGTCGTCGTACGGCGACCCCGTCGAGGAGCCCCGTCCGGCGGACGACGACGTCGTCACGCGCGCGAACGAGGGTCTCGCCGACGCCGAAGCCGCCCGCGAGGCCGCCGTGCGCGAGGACGCCGCCCGCGCGGCCGACCAGGCCGACCCCGGCCACCCCACCGACGGTTCGCCCCACGACTCCGCCGCGCACACCGACGCCGGTGAGGGCCGCGCGGCCGCCGCGCCCGCCGCGGATGACCGGCCCTACGCCCCGACGAGCGAGCCCGCCACCGCCCGGTGGGACGCTCCCGGCGACCGTGACGCCGCCGACTACCGCGACGACGCCGAGCGCGACCGCTTCGCGGCGTACGAGGCCTCGGCCGACACCTCCGCCGACCGCTCCGTCGCGCCCGCCGCCGCCGCAGGCGCCGCCGCCGGTGCCGCCGCGGCATCCTCGCGCCCGCAGGTGACCCCGAGCGAACCTGCCTCAGACCGCGGATATGACGCCCCCACCGTCGTCTCCGCCCCCCTTCCGCCGCAGCAGACCGCGGCGCCGCAGCCGATCTTCGTGCAGGCGCCCGAGGCGCCCCGGCCCCGCGGCAACCGCGCCGCGGCCGGCGCCATCGGCCTCCTGGCCGCACTGGTGTTCGGTCTGCTCTACCTCGCCGCCTGGGTGGGTCTCGGCGCCCTCGCGGGAGACGTCACGGTCGACACCTTCGTGTCGACGACCCTGACGGCCCTCGCGAGCTGGTCGCTGTGGATCCCCGTCCTGGTCTTCTTCCTCGCATTCTGGCTGCTCGGCGCCGTCATCAACCGCGGACGCTGGGGCGCGTGGGTGATCTTCGGCCTGCTGGTGGGCTTCGCCGCGTGGGCGGGTCACATCCTGGGCCAGCTCTTCCAGGCGCCGTTCTGGACGCTCACCGCGCGCGAGGGTGCCGAGATCACGGCCGAGCAGGTGCTCGCACCCCTGGCGATCGTGGCGTTCATCCTCGGACGCGAGCTCACGATCTGGTTCGGCGCGTGGGTGGCATCGCGAGGACGGCGGGTCACCGAGCTGAACGACGAGGCGCAGCGGGAGTACGAGCGCACGCTCGAGGCGGGGCCCCAGCTCGTCCGGCAGTGA